The genomic segment TCTGGCAGAGGTGCCAAACCATGCAGCACGCTCTGCCAGTTCAAAACATATACCTATGAGCAGGCATCCGGTCAAATTAACAATCATTGTTCCATAAGGAAATCTGGTTCCAAATAACCTGGCAGCCAGCAGTGAAACACCATACCGGGATGCTGAACCAAGTCCTCCTCCAGTCAGCACCAGAAAAAATCTAAGCATTGATTCAGAAATCATTGAATTCATATTAATCCAGCTCATTTAACCTTCATTCGGATACCTGCCTGAGAATTAAAGCATTTCCAGGGCGCAGGCCATAGCAACACCGCCGCCGCCGCACAAGGTTGCCAGTCCCAGGGTCTTATTTCTTTTTTTCATGGCATGGATAAGTGTTACCATGATCCTGCTTCCTGTTGAGCCGACTGGATGACCAAGTCCGATTCCTGAGCCGTTTACATTAGTTATTTCCCTGTTTAATCCCAATTCTTTTTCACATCCAAGATACTGGGCAGCAAAAGCCTCGTTAAGCTCAATAAGTTCAAAGTCATTTAAACCAAGTCCGCTGTTTTTCATGAGATTTTTAACTGCAGGTACTGGTGATAAACCCATTACTGAAGGATGACAGGCACCTCTTGCAGAGGCTTTTATCCTGGCTATGGGTGTCAGGTTAAGTTCTTTTGCTTTTTCTGCTGACATGATAAGCATGGCAGAAGCTCCGTCATTAATCCCGCTTGAATTACCTGCTGTTACCTTGCCTGTTTTTGGGATAAATCCAGGAGGAAGACTTTGAAGTTTATCCATGGTCATACCAGGCCGAAAATGCTCGTCTTTATCAAATATAAGAGGAGCTTTTTTACGCTGGGGAACTTCAACAGGCACTATCTCTTCTTGAAAATCTCCTTCAATGGTTGCTCTTTCAGCATTATTATGGCTTCTAAGTGCCACTTCGTCCATTTCTTCCCTGGAGATATTTAGATGCTGGGCAATAAATTCTGCTGTATGACCCATTATATAAGGTTTTCCAAGAAACATGCTTGCAGGAGCTTCCTGGGTATTAACAGGGCTGTCATCTGAAAGAGGCATAATATGAGAACCACAGTGAAGAGCATGAATCAGGGCATCAACAAAAACATGATCCTGGAGTCTGCATCCCCATCTTGCATTTGGAACACTGTATGGAACCCCTGACATGTGTTCAACACCCCCGGCAAGAATAATATCTGCCATACCTGCCTGGATCATGGCCATGCCTGAGATTACGGTTTCCATACCTGATATACATACACGGTTGACGGTAACAGCCGGGACAGTTTCCGGGATTCCTGCCATAAGTGCGGCAACACGGGTTGTATTCAAGGTATCATGATGTTCAAGACAGCATCCAAAACGTACATCGTCAATAATTGCAGGATCAATACCTGCTCTTTTAATAACTTCTTTCATGGTAACACTGGCAAGAGCAGCGCCGTTCATATCCTTTAAACTGCCGCCAAAGGCTCCGATGGCTGTGCGGCAGGCTGAAACAATTACTACATCTTTCATTATTATTTACCTCCAAAAGAATCTTCGGATATTTCCATAACTGTATTATCGCCGCTTAATATAACCTCTGCTTTGCCAAAGCTTAAGGGCAGTACGGATTTGATAAAGAAACGGGCACTTTTTAACTGACCCTCATAAAAAGCCTGATCCTTTTT from the Desulfonema limicola genome contains:
- the crcB gene encoding fluoride efflux transporter CrcB, which codes for MSWINMNSMISESMLRFFLVLTGGGLGSASRYGVSLLAARLFGTRFPYGTMIVNLTGCLLIGICFELAERAAWFGTSARLFFMTGFLGGLTTFSTFALETVISERKGTEPVALINFFANNVIGMGMILIGMWLVQYVFEKRY
- a CDS encoding thiolase family protein produces the protein MKDVVIVSACRTAIGAFGGSLKDMNGAALASVTMKEVIKRAGIDPAIIDDVRFGCCLEHHDTLNTTRVAALMAGIPETVPAVTVNRVCISGMETVISGMAMIQAGMADIILAGGVEHMSGVPYSVPNARWGCRLQDHVFVDALIHALHCGSHIMPLSDDSPVNTQEAPASMFLGKPYIMGHTAEFIAQHLNISREEMDEVALRSHNNAERATIEGDFQEEIVPVEVPQRKKAPLIFDKDEHFRPGMTMDKLQSLPPGFIPKTGKVTAGNSSGINDGASAMLIMSAEKAKELNLTPIARIKASARGACHPSVMGLSPVPAVKNLMKNSGLGLNDFELIELNEAFAAQYLGCEKELGLNREITNVNGSGIGLGHPVGSTGSRIMVTLIHAMKKRNKTLGLATLCGGGGVAMACALEML